In the Streptomyces fradiae ATCC 10745 = DSM 40063 genome, GGTGCTCGCTCATGGCGTCGCCGTCACGGGCGCGCCGCGCCGCCTCGGCGATGCCGCGGTCACGGCCCTCGTCGTCCCGGTCGTGGCCGGCGGGCGCGGGGAGCAGCAGCCGCAGCACGGTGAACAGGGCCGCGGCGCCCTGTGGGACCCGCGCGCCGAACCGCAGCAGTTCGGCGCACCGGATGGTGGCCTCGGTGTAGTGGCCGCGCATCACCCAGTACCAGCTCATGGCGAGCCCCAGCCGGACCGCGGTGTCGACGTCCTCGCCGTCCACGGCCCGGCGCAGGGCCAGCAGGACGTTGCCGTGGTCGGCGTCCAGCCGGGCGATCCAGCGGGGCTGGTCCGCGCCCCGCAGGCGCTCGGCGGCGCGTTCCGCGAGCGCGAGGAAGTGCCGGGTGCAGGCGGCCTCGGCGGACTCGCGCTCGCCGGCCTCGGCGAGGCGCTCCGCGCAGTACGCCCTCGTGGTCTCCGGCATGCGGTAGCGCATCTCGCCGCCCTCGACCTCCCACAGGTGCAGCAGCGACTTGTCCACGAGCGACGACAGGACGTACGGGACGTCGTCCACGGTCAGGCCCGCGCCCGCGCCGACGGCCGCCGCCGCGTCCTCGGTGACGCCGTTGCCCGCGGCGGAGAGCCGCCGCGCCAGGGCGCGCTCGGGCTCGGTCAGCAGCTCCCAGCTCCAGTCCATGGTGGCGCGCAGGGTGCGGTGCCGCGAAGCGGACGTGCTGTTGCCGACGGTCAGCAGCCGGAAGCGGTCGTCGAGCCGGTCGGTGATCTGCTGGACGGACATCGACCGCAGCCGGGCGGCGGCGAGTTCGATCGCCAGCGGCAGCCCGTCGAGCTTGCGGCAGATCTCCACCACCTGCGCCGTGTTGGCCGGTGTGAGGGCGAACCCGGGCCGTACCAGCGCGGCACGGTCGCAGAAGAGCTCCACCGCCGTGGAGTGCCCGGCCTCCGCCTCGGAGGCGGGCAGGCGCAGCGGCCCGACGCGGCACAGCGCCTCGCCGGTGATCATGAGCGGTTCACGGCTGGTGGCGAGCAGCAGCAGGCGCGGACAGGCGGCCAGCAGCTCGGCGGCGAACCGGGACACCTCGGTGATCAGGTGCTCGCAGTTGTCGAGGACCAGCAGCACGCGCCGGGCCGACAGGAACGCCGTGAGCTGGTCGAACCGGCTGCGGCGCGGACGGGGCTGCTCCAGCAGGGGCGTGCCGGGCAGGCCGAGCGCCCGCGCCACGGTGTCGGGGAGGTCGTCGCCGCTGCCCAGCCCGACGAGTTCCACCAGGCAGACGAGGTCGGCGGTGCCCGCGTCGGCGCGCGAGGCGAACTCGGTGGCGAGCCGGGTCTTGCCGACCCCGCCGGGCCCGTACAGGGTGACGAGCCGGGAGCCGCGCAGGGAGGCGGCCACCCGCTGGAGTTCACCGGCGCGCCCGACGAAGCGGGTGATGGGGCTGGGCAGGCCCGGCTTCCCCGCGGGCAGGCCCGGCTTCCCCGCAGGCTGGCCGGGCTTCGCCGCGGGCAGGACGGTTCCTGCCGGCTGCCCGGACGCCGGTAGGGATGCGGGCGGGGACACCGGGGCGGATGCCGGAGCCGATGCGGGCAAGGACGCCGGGGCGGGCGCCCGGGCGGCGGTGCCGGGGCCGCTGTCGCGCCCCGGCGCGGCGGCGGGCCTGCCGCCCGGCGCGCGGCCGGGGCCCCGCCGCGCGCCGTCGCTCAGCGCCTCGGCGTGGATGCGGCGCAGCTCCGCCGACGGTACGGCGCCGAGCGCGTCGGAGAGCGCCGCACGCAGCCGCTCGTACGCCGCGAGGGCTTCGGCCGGGCTGCCGGAGAGCTGCAAGGCCCGCATGAGGAGGCCCGTCGCGCGCTCCCGCAGCGGGTGCGTGGCCGTCAGGCCGTACAGCTCGGCCAGGAGTTCGGGGGCGCCGCCCAGGTCGAGCCGGGCCTCGACGTGGTCCTCCACCGCGGCGAGGCGCAGCTCCTCCAGGCGGGCGGCGGCGCGGCTGGCGAACCCCGTGCCGGCGAACTCGGGCAGGGCCGCCCCGCGCCAGAGCGACAGGGCCTCCCGCAGCACGGGAACGGCCTGCTCGGGGTCGCCCGCGCGCAGCAGCCGACGGCCCTTCGCGGCGAGCCGTTCGAACTGGTGGGCGTCCACGTCGGCGGGCCCGACGGTCAGGGTGTAGCCGCCGGGCCCGGAGATGACGCCGGCGTCGTCGTGGCCCGCCTGGCCGAGGGTGCGCCGGGCCCGGGAGACCAGCCGGTGCAGTGCGTTGACCCCGCCCGCGGCCGGCGGCTCGTCCTCCCACAGGTCGGTGATGAGCGTGCTGGTGGGGACGAGCTCCGCGGGGTTGAGAGCGAGCCGGGCGATGAGCAGACCGACGCGGCGGCCGCCCGGCGGTATCGGCCGCCCGTCACGGGCGCGCAGTCCGAGTGGACCCAGAAGCAGTAGACGCACGGTCGCCACTCTCTTGGCACATCTCCTGGAGAATCCTCACGATCATCATGTCATGCGACCAGCTCTTTGGCCTCGCTTCCGACCTCACGCCGCTCCGCGCAGTCACGGCACCACGACCGGGCCGGCTCGGGCGGCGAGTTCAGCATCAGCGCGCCCAGCGCGGTCACCTCGTGGCGCACACTGCCGCCGTTCCGCGTCGTGGAGACCAGCCCCGAGCTGCGCAGCACCGAGGTGTGCTCGCTCGCCGTGGTCGCCGAGATGCTCAGGGCGGCACTCAGCTCGCTCGTCGACTGCGGGCGGGTCAGCCGCTCCAGCACCGCGGCCCGGGTCCGACCGAGCAGCTGGGGCAGCGGCTTCGCGGGCCGCTGGGTGTCCTTGACCAGTGCCGTGGAGGCCAGGCCGTGCGGGCACACCGGGAACACCATGATGGGCACCGGCCGCACGGGCGGACGGTCGGCCGGGGCCCGGTCGGAGGGCCGCTCCGGCCACCTGTAGAGCCTTGGGGTGCCGCTGAGGAACGCCGACGGCACCAGCTTCAGGCCCTGGCCGTCGAGGCGGACCGCGCGGTCGGTGCCGTCGTCGACGCTCAGCGTGCCCGCCTCCCACTTGGCGTTGCACTGGAGCCGTTCGAGCGTCGCCGCCAGCCCGAGCCGGGCGACCATGTCCGAATAGCAGTGACGGGTCTCGTCCAGCATCTCCCGGATGCTCGTCCGGTACGGCGCCACGCACGCCTTCTGGAACTCGCCCAGAGCGCCCAGCGCCCGCCGTAACTCCTCCGGAGCCGCCGCGTCCCGCTCCGGGGCCGGCCGGGACAGCAGGAACGGCAGCAGGTCATCCCGCAGTTGCAGCGCCCGCTGGAGTCCGAGCAGGCGGAAGGGATGCGCCGCCACCCAGGCCCGTGCGTGCGAGACCCACCGGCCCACGCCCCTGCTCTGCTGCCCCAGGCGTTCCAGGTGACCGAGTGCGAACAGTGCCTCTGCCCCAAGGCGGGCCATGGGCGCCATATGGGTTCTGGCGATGTCCTCGTGAGTGAAGTGCACGGTCAGCACGCATGTCCTCCTGCCCTGCGTCCGTCGGCCTACGGGTACCCGGCCGGGACGAACTCATCTTGTCCGACGGGCGTATGTGCGTACGGCCAGAGGGAAGAGTACGGCGAACAGCACCGCCATCCAGATGAGACTCGTCATCACGGGCCCCGAGGCCTCCCCGCCGAGCGTCAACGCCCGCGTCGCGTCCACGAAGTGGCTGACCGGATTGACACCGACCCACCACCGGAGCCAGTCCGGCATGGTGTCCGGCGAAGCGAAGATGTTGCTGCCGAAGGTCAGCGGGAGCACCAGGGCCATGGTGATGCCCGGCACCGCCTGCGGGCTCTTCGCGGCCATGCCGATCAGCACGGACAGCCAGCACATGGTGAGGCCGAAGCCGATCGTCAGCACCATCGCGAGCAGCACCTCGACCGGGCCCGTCCTGACCCGGAAGCCCATCGCGAAGGCGAGCGCCAGCAGGACGACCAGCGCCAGGGCGTAGCGCACCACGTCGCCGATGACGGCGCCGACCAGCGGGGCGGAGCGCGCGATGGGCAGGCTCCGGAAGCGGTCGAACACCCCCTTCACGACGTCGGTGTTCAGGGCGAGCCCGGTGCCCGCGCTGGCGTACAGGATGATCTGCACCATCAGGCCGGGCACGAGCGGCTGGAGGTACGCCTGCCAGTCACCGGCGATCTCGCCGCCGAACAGCAGCGCGAAGACCACGAGGAACAGCACCGGCTGGATGATCGTGTCGACCAGCGTGGCCGGGGAGCGCACGATGTAGCGGATGTTCCGGGCGGCGAGGGTGAGGCCGTGCCGGAAACCGCGCACCGGGCCGATGCGCGGGGACGCGGCCGGATCGACGACGGCACTCATACCGCACTCCGCTCGGCGGTCGGTCCGGGGGCGGCCTCGGTGGTCTCCGCGGCGGCCTTGCCGGTGAGGGACAGGAACACGTCGTCGAGGCTCGGCAGCCGCAGCGCGAGCTCGTCCACCGCGATGGCCGCCTCGTCCAGCCGGCGCACCAGCGCGGACAGCAGCACCGTGTCGTCGGCGACGGTGGTGATCAGACCCGTGTCGGGGTCGGCGGCCGGGACGGCCTCGGTGAGCATCCCGAGGATGCGCACCACCTCCGGTACGTCCCGGGGGTCGGCGGGCCGCACCTGGAGGGTCTGGCCGCCCGTGCGCTTCTTCAGCTCGTCGGCCCGGCCCTCCGCCACCACACGGCCCTGGTCGATGACGGTGATCCGGTCGGCGAGCCGGTCGGCCTCCTCCAGGTACTGCGTGGTCAGCAGCACGGAGACACCGTCGTTCGCGAGACCCTGGACGATGCTCCACACCTCGTTGCGGCTGCGCGGGTCGAGGCCGGTGGTCGGCTCGTCCAGGTAGAGCACCTCCGGGCGGCCCACCAGGCTGGCGGCCAGGTCGGCGCGGCGCCGCATACCGCCCGAGTACGTCTTGACGGGGCGCCCGCCGGCGTCGGTGAGCGAGAACCGCTCCAGCAGCTCCGCCGCGCGGGCCCGCGCGTCGGCCTTCGGCATCTCCAGCAGCCGCCCGATCAGCACGAGGTTCTCGAAGCCGGTGAGCTCCTCGTCGACCGACGCGTACTGGCCGGTCAGCCCGATCCTGCGGCGCACCGCGACCGGCTGGCGCAGCAGGTCGTACCCGGCGACGGTGGCGCGGCCCTCGTCGGGCCGCAGCAGGGTGGAGAGGATGCGTACGGTCGTCGTCTTGCCCGCGCCGTTGGGGCCGAGCACGCCGAGAATCGTCCCGGCGGGTACGGACAGATCGACACCGGCGAGCGCCGTGTGCGATCCGTACCGCTTCACCAGGCCTTCCGCCTGGATCGCGAGTGTCATGGGAGCCTCCCTGGTCCGCGATGGATCGTCCAGGGCGGCCCTGACAACGAGCCCACAACCCGCTGACAGCCTTCCGGCGGCCAGGCGGCCAGGCGGCCAGGCGGCCAGACGGCCGAGCCCTGCCGTCCGACAGGGACCGGCAGGGCTCTCGCGTGCGTACGATCGTCAGGCCTCCCCGACGAACCCCGCCCACGCTTCACGTGACACACGTACGACCGGACCGGCCACGGCCTTGGAATCCCGGATGTGCACGGTGCCCGCACCGGCCGCGACCTCGACGCACTGGCCACCTTCGGTGTCGCTGTAGCTGCTCTTGAACCAGGTGAGTTCGGACTCAATGGCGTTCATAGCTCTCCCAGCAACCTTTCGATGAACTGCGAGGACTCTCGCGGACTGAGAGCCTGGGATCGGATGATCCCATAGCGCGCGGCGGCGAGAGCCGACTGTTCGGGGTCGGCCTCCAGTGTGCTGATGGCGTGCGCCTCGGAGTAGACGAACTTCCTGCCGTCCTTCCGAGTGACGACGGTGAACGGCCCGTTCACGCCCGCGTTGTCCTCGCAGTCGAGCGGCATGACCTGGATCTCGACGTTGCGCTTCTGCCCGATCAACAGGAGGTGTTCCAACTGACCGCGTAGTACGTCCCTGCTGCCGTAGCGCTGCCGCAACACCGCCTCGGTCATCACGAACCCCAGCAGTGGCGCGGGCTGTCGGTCGAAGATGTCCTGCCGGGCCAGTCGTGCGGTCACCCGCTGATCGATGGTCTCCTGCGCCAGGGGTGGACGCCTCATGGCAAGCAAGGCGCGCATGTACTCCTCGGTCTGGAGCAGACCGTTGATGATGAGCGCGTCATACATGAGCAGCTCGATGGCCTCCTTCTCCAGCTTCGCCATCCCCTGGAAGCGAGCCGGATACTGCGCCCGCTCCACCTGCTCCTTCCACAGAGCCAGCAGCCCGCCCGCCCCCAGCACCTCGTCCGCCTGCTCGATCGTCCTGGGCGACGGGATCCTCCGCCCCTGCTCGAACGACGCGACCGTGGACGCCGAGTACCCGATCCGCCGCCCGAACTCCTCACGCTCCAGGCCCGCCCGCATCCGCAGCGTCTTCATGCTCTGCCCGAACGCGGTGACGACCCCCTGCCCGGACTTGTCCGCTCCGGACCGCGCACCCGCCGTGCCGTCGCTCTCCCCGTCCCCGTTGTCCCCGAAGCTCACCGCCACCTCTTCGCCGGCCTCCACGATCCCCGCCTCCACGCTCGTGCCCTCGGTCACCACTACCGCCTCCCTGGACCAACGCCCGCCCCGCGGCGCCGTCACGCCGTGTGCCTCGTACCGCCGCCGACAGCGCGCGTACAACCGGTCCGCGTCGGTGCGTCACCACTGGTCACGCTACGCGACCGGCGACACCGTGGGCGGCATGACGAACCAGCCCGGTGCTCCCGCCCGGACCTCCCAAGCGGCACGTCCCGCGCAGGAATCGGCCGTGCCCCACGCACCCCTCGACCGCACGTTCGCGGTGCGCTTCACCTCCACCCCGCGCGGCGCCCGCCTCGCCCGCAGGCTCGCCGCGCACCGGCTCGACGACTGGGGCGTCCCGTACGACTCGCGCCGGCACGAGGCGATCGTGCTGGTGCTCGCCGAGCTGACCGCCAACGCGGTGCGGCACGGCCGCGTCCCCGGCCGCGACTTCCACCTCGCCCTCCAGGTGGTCGCCCACGGCCGGACCGTCCGGATCGAGGTCACCGACACCCGCGCCGAACGGGTGCCGCCCCGCCCCGGCGCCCTCCGTGTGCCCGGCGCCGAGGACACCGGCGGCCGAGGGCTGCTCCTGGTCGCCGCACTCGCCTCCCGCTGGGGCTGGCACCCCCGGCCCGACGGTGGTCCGGGCAAGACGGTCTGGGCCGAGTGCGCATTGACCGAAGAGTCTTCATGTACATCTGCTACATTTATGACATGAGTGAGCCGATCGTCGAATCAATGGCCGAGGTCCGCAGTCACCTGGCCGACGTCATCGACCGTGCCCGCCGGGAGGAGACTCCGACGATCATCACCCGGCGCGGCAAGCAGGAAGCCGTCGTGATCGACATCGAGGAGTACCAGCGGCTGCGCCGTCTCGCCGAGGACGCCGAGGAGGCATGGCTCAACCGGCTGGCCGACGAGGCCGAGTCGGAGGGCACGCGAGGGTCGGTCTCGCTCGAAGAGATGGCCGCCCTCCTTCGTACCGATCAGGGCTGAACCGTGGGGTACGTCACGCGCTTCACGCCCCACGCGCAGCGCGACATGCTCAAGGTCCCGCGCCCGGACGCCCTGCGCATCCTGTACCGCCTCGCCGAGTTGCAGAAGGCCATCGACGGAGGCGACACCACGGCGTTCGACATCAAAGCCCTGCGGAGCCACCATGCCCGATGGCGGCTCAGGGTCGGTGACTACCGCGTCGTCTACACCGTCGAGGACGGCCAGTTGATCGTGTGGGTCCTGGCCGTTGGTAACCGGCGCGAGGTCTACCGGCAGATTCCCTGAGCCCGCCGTCGGGTCATGTGGAACCCAGGGCCACTGTCCGTGCCCGGCCGTGGAGCGGAGCGTGATCAGTCCCGGCGGTGACGGGTGCCGGGACACGGGTACGCATCGGGATCATGCACCGATTCAAGGGCCTGGAGTTCCAGCGCGTCTTCCTCACCTCCATCGGCGAGGGCCAGGTACCGCACCAACGCGTCGAGCGGTACCGGCTCACGAACCCGGACCGCTACCGCCAGAAGAAACAGCGCGCCCGCTCCCTGGTGTTCGTCGCGGCCACCCGCGCACGTGACGAGCTGATCGTCACCTGGAGCGGCGAGGCCAGCAGATTCCTCCCCGAGCACGCCGACGACACCGCACACCGGGCCACGGATCTGCTGGGGAACGACGGCCCGCCGTCGGGCTCGTCGTCGGCTCCGTCCGCCTCCTCCGCCACCTGAGCGCGCCGACTGCGCGGCGCTGAGGCGGTACGTCATTCAACTTCGGCCAGGAACGGGCTGTTTAAGCCACCGGAAGATCAATAACCTGTCTCCCGAGTGCAGGAACCTACTTCGAGGAGTCCCGTGTCCGCCGCCCCGCAGCTTCCTGACATCCTTTCGCCCGAGTTCGCCGCGGATCCCTACCCCGCGTACGCGGTCATGCGGGAGAAAGAGCCCCTGATCTGGCACGAGGCCACCAAGAGCTACATCGTCTCCCGCTACGAGGACGTCGAGCGGATCTTCAAGGACATGCGGTCCGAGTTCACCACGGACAACTACAACTGGCAGGTGGAGCCGGTACACGGCAAGACGATCCTGCAGCTCAGCGGGCGCGAGCACGCGGTGCGCCGGGCCCTCGTGGCGCCCGCCTTCCGCGGCCGCGACCTCCAGGAGAAGTTCCTGCCGGTCATCGAGCGCAACTCCCGCGAGCTCATCGACACCTTCCGCGCCTCCGGGTCCGCGGACATCGTCAGCGACTACGCGACCCGGTTCCCGGTCAACGTCATCGCCGACATGCTGGGGCTCGACAAGGCCGACCACGCCCGCTTCCACGGCTGGTACACGGCCGTCATCGCCTTCCTGGGCAACCTCTCCGGCGACCCCGAGGTGACCGCGGCGGGGGAGCGCACCCGCGTCGAGTTCGCCGAGTACAT is a window encoding:
- a CDS encoding AfsR/SARP family transcriptional regulator, which encodes MRLLLLGPLGLRARDGRPIPPGGRRVGLLIARLALNPAELVPTSTLITDLWEDEPPAAGGVNALHRLVSRARRTLGQAGHDDAGVISGPGGYTLTVGPADVDAHQFERLAAKGRRLLRAGDPEQAVPVLREALSLWRGAALPEFAGTGFASRAAARLEELRLAAVEDHVEARLDLGGAPELLAELYGLTATHPLRERATGLLMRALQLSGSPAEALAAYERLRAALSDALGAVPSAELRRIHAEALSDGARRGPGRAPGGRPAAAPGRDSGPGTAARAPAPASLPASAPASAPVSPPASLPASGQPAGTVLPAAKPGQPAGKPGLPAGKPGLPSPITRFVGRAGELQRVAASLRGSRLVTLYGPGGVGKTRLATEFASRADAGTADLVCLVELVGLGSGDDLPDTVARALGLPGTPLLEQPRPRRSRFDQLTAFLSARRVLLVLDNCEHLITEVSRFAAELLAACPRLLLLATSREPLMITGEALCRVGPLRLPASEAEAGHSTAVELFCDRAALVRPGFALTPANTAQVVEICRKLDGLPLAIELAAARLRSMSVQQITDRLDDRFRLLTVGNSTSASRHRTLRATMDWSWELLTEPERALARRLSAAGNGVTEDAAAAVGAGAGLTVDDVPYVLSSLVDKSLLHLWEVEGGEMRYRMPETTRAYCAERLAEAGERESAEAACTRHFLALAERAAERLRGADQPRWIARLDADHGNVLLALRRAVDGEDVDTAVRLGLAMSWYWVMRGHYTEATIRCAELLRFGARVPQGAAALFTVLRLLLPAPAGHDRDDEGRDRGIAEAARRARDGDAMSEHPLLALLEPKCWLLLGEHEEMERSARRACAHPDPWARASGRAALGFAAETAGDVGAGERHLRAALESFRELGDQWSTGQLTCMLSRFTSLRGDAEGALALLHEARGAIEAVGSADAVAQIRIRLGIEQLRSGEHDAAEVSFRHALRGPRRTMPECEVLVAAGLAELATRRKQPSIAAERLDRALRLLDEAVFDKEFLRVEVLRRSAALELSRGPEGVAAARDAATEALRLAVPLNDMWVLATVAEVLATVTFHEDLPVRAARLLGTATALRGLADQGSPEVRALSAELTARLGEAGFHRSRAEGERLSPEAAVRELEAAV
- a CDS encoding ArsR/SmtB family transcription factor, whose translation is MLTVHFTHEDIARTHMAPMARLGAEALFALGHLERLGQQSRGVGRWVSHARAWVAAHPFRLLGLQRALQLRDDLLPFLLSRPAPERDAAAPEELRRALGALGEFQKACVAPYRTSIREMLDETRHCYSDMVARLGLAATLERLQCNAKWEAGTLSVDDGTDRAVRLDGQGLKLVPSAFLSGTPRLYRWPERPSDRAPADRPPVRPVPIMVFPVCPHGLASTALVKDTQRPAKPLPQLLGRTRAAVLERLTRPQSTSELSAALSISATTASEHTSVLRSSGLVSTTRNGGSVRHEVTALGALMLNSPPEPARSWCRDCAERREVGSEAKELVA
- a CDS encoding ABC transporter permease, coding for MSAVVDPAASPRIGPVRGFRHGLTLAARNIRYIVRSPATLVDTIIQPVLFLVVFALLFGGEIAGDWQAYLQPLVPGLMVQIILYASAGTGLALNTDVVKGVFDRFRSLPIARSAPLVGAVIGDVVRYALALVVLLALAFAMGFRVRTGPVEVLLAMVLTIGFGLTMCWLSVLIGMAAKSPQAVPGITMALVLPLTFGSNIFASPDTMPDWLRWWVGVNPVSHFVDATRALTLGGEASGPVMTSLIWMAVLFAVLFPLAVRTYARRTR
- a CDS encoding daunorubicin resistance protein DrrA family ABC transporter ATP-binding protein, with the protein product MTLAIQAEGLVKRYGSHTALAGVDLSVPAGTILGVLGPNGAGKTTTVRILSTLLRPDEGRATVAGYDLLRQPVAVRRRIGLTGQYASVDEELTGFENLVLIGRLLEMPKADARARAAELLERFSLTDAGGRPVKTYSGGMRRRADLAASLVGRPEVLYLDEPTTGLDPRSRNEVWSIVQGLANDGVSVLLTTQYLEEADRLADRITVIDQGRVVAEGRADELKKRTGGQTLQVRPADPRDVPEVVRILGMLTEAVPAADPDTGLITTVADDTVLLSALVRRLDEAAIAVDELALRLPSLDDVFLSLTGKAAAETTEAAPGPTAERSAV
- a CDS encoding DUF397 domain-containing protein; this translates as MNAIESELTWFKSSYSDTEGGQCVEVAAGAGTVHIRDSKAVAGPVVRVSREAWAGFVGEA
- a CDS encoding helix-turn-helix domain-containing protein; this encodes MSFGDNGDGESDGTAGARSGADKSGQGVVTAFGQSMKTLRMRAGLEREEFGRRIGYSASTVASFEQGRRIPSPRTIEQADEVLGAGGLLALWKEQVERAQYPARFQGMAKLEKEAIELLMYDALIINGLLQTEEYMRALLAMRRPPLAQETIDQRVTARLARQDIFDRQPAPLLGFVMTEAVLRQRYGSRDVLRGQLEHLLLIGQKRNVEIQVMPLDCEDNAGVNGPFTVVTRKDGRKFVYSEAHAISTLEADPEQSALAAARYGIIRSQALSPRESSQFIERLLGEL
- a CDS encoding ATP-binding protein; the protein is MTNQPGAPARTSQAARPAQESAVPHAPLDRTFAVRFTSTPRGARLARRLAAHRLDDWGVPYDSRRHEAIVLVLAELTANAVRHGRVPGRDFHLALQVVAHGRTVRIEVTDTRAERVPPRPGALRVPGAEDTGGRGLLLVAALASRWGWHPRPDGGPGKTVWAECALTEESSCTSATFMT
- a CDS encoding type II toxin-antitoxin system Phd/YefM family antitoxin codes for the protein MSEPIVESMAEVRSHLADVIDRARREETPTIITRRGKQEAVVIDIEEYQRLRRLAEDAEEAWLNRLADEAESEGTRGSVSLEEMAALLRTDQG
- a CDS encoding type II toxin-antitoxin system RelE family toxin, with amino-acid sequence MGYVTRFTPHAQRDMLKVPRPDALRILYRLAELQKAIDGGDTTAFDIKALRSHHARWRLRVGDYRVVYTVEDGQLIVWVLAVGNRREVYRQIP
- a CDS encoding 3'-5' exonuclease — encoded protein: MTGAGTRVRIGIMHRFKGLEFQRVFLTSIGEGQVPHQRVERYRLTNPDRYRQKKQRARSLVFVAATRARDELIVTWSGEASRFLPEHADDTAHRATDLLGNDGPPSGSSSAPSASSAT